CGTAGGCGATGGCGACCAGGCAGATCGCAGCCCAAATTAAGAGCCCGGCAGCCAGCGAAATCAAAAAACTTCTCACGGAGCGCATCCTGCCCGAAGCAACCGAATTGGGCAATCGCGATGGTTGATCAAGCCATGGGCAACCCTGTTTCCCCTTTTATCCTCGACATCCTTTGCCCTGCCGCCACTCTCCCTCACATGACGAACCTGATCCGTGGCATCCTGCTCTCTTTTGTTCTCCTTGGGGCCGGTATGGCCTATGGCGGGGTCCCTCCCATGGACGTGACGGTTTCGGACGCCGGCGGCAAAGCCGCCTTCAAAGGCGCGACTAATGCGAACGGGACCTTTGCGACCGCGAATCTCAAGCCCGGCAATTACGTCGTGCAGTTCAAATCGAGTAGCGGCGGAATGAAGGGCAACCATTACGCGATCGTCGTCTCCGCGGGGACGAAGAAGGTCGCGGCTGCCACTGTTCCGGGAGAGAATTTCTTCGGTGGCGGAGTGGCCCTGAAGGTAGTGGTCGGAGCTGGTTTGAACATCACTGGGCAGGTGGCTCCGACGGCGGACAGAAAGACGGCTGAGGACTCACGCAACGTCACCAAGGAACAGGTCAATAATCTGCAGCAACACCAGGATAACAATTTGACGAAGGGGATGGACCGGAGTCGTTAGACCGCTGATGAGGGCGCGGTCTCGCGATCGGCTCCGTCGATTGGTTAGGTGGTTCGTGCGGGCAGGCCAGTTGCAACGAATGGCCAGGCGATAGCCGCGCTTGAGGAGCTTTTGCGCCGTCGGAACAGACGCGCGAGCGGGAGTCCGAATGAAATCCTGCCTGGTGTCGGCTAAACCAGCTCGCGAAACTCCGGGTTGAGCGCCGTGATCCGAGCCAGCATCGCCGACCCCGGAGAAACCATCTCGAAATCCTGAAAATCGAATCCCGGGCCGACCGTGCATCCCGCCAGGCTAAATTCACCGCGCGGCTTCGCCGCCTGCCAGCATCCCGCCGGAACCACGCAAACAGGACGGCCCTTTCGCGCCCCGCTGGCGAGCACCTCTTCGTGCACCCCATTCTGCGGATCGATCCAATAGACCACGAGCGGATCGCCTTCGTAAAAATGCCAGGCCTCGTCCGAAGCGACCCGGTGCCAGCGGCTGTGCTGGCCCTTCAGGAGCAGGAAATAAATCGTCGTCAACGCGGACCGCGCTGATCTGTCATCCAACGGCTGGACCTTAAACGCCGATCGGAAAATCTCCCGGAAGTAGCCCCCCTCGGGATGAGGCTCCAGGCGCAGCTCACTAATCAGCTCTCTGGCCCGGTCATGCATCGGATCACGGTGCATCGGGATGACTGGCAAGGTATTTCTCGCTTTGCTGCCGACAGACCGAACACACCGCCCCTTTTACAGCCTTGCGGTACTCACGCGACTTCTTGAGCTCGAGTCTTAGTTCGGCGTTTGGAAATTGCCTCTCAAGTTTGTAAGTCGTCAGGTTCGGATCCGATGGCACGGAGTCACTGAATTCGTACATCGTAACCCGGCGAAGCGGGACGTGGTGAATTGTGCAAACGCCGGAGTGAAGTGACGCGCGCCGAATTTCTCCCGCAGCCTCACGCGAACGTGTGCATCCGTAAAGCGCAAGGCTCGGCAGAACCAACAATGTTGCCATGGCCCGCTTCTGACCGGAGTTCATGCGAGAGACTCTAATGAAACATCGAAATCACGGATTACTTAACCGGGTCGAGGCGAATTTCGCCGAGATCGATCACCGGAGTATCCGCTGTGATCCGGAAGGGAATATCTTTGCCGGCATAAGGCTGGAGCGGCGCAAAATCGTCGCCCCGTCGCGCCGCTTCTTCGACGCTCGAATTAATGTGGAGAACATAATAGCCGATCGGCAGTCCTCGGTAAGGCTTGTCCTCGTCGAGAATCACGCGATAATCAGGAACTTCCTTGCCGCCCTGGAGAAGGATCCATGAAGTCTCGCGTTCGCCATCGGGGCGGATCGGCTCGAAACGGAGATCTGCGCCCGGGGCGAGGGAAACGTGGATTGCTCCTTCAGGCATTACCGCGTCGAATAGGCTGCGATGTCGTGCCGAGCCAGATGCCAGAACCTCCAGGTTATACGTGCCCTTCTGGATAGAGAAAACGACGGGCTCGGCAAGAGGCGCTTGAAATTCGTTCATTGGCAGGTCCCAATAAGCTTCGCCCTCCTCACTATCCGGTTTGTTATGTTTCTGAATACGTACTCGCGCCTCGGATTGCTCCGGAGACTGCTTGCGGCTTGGCTCAATCTGCAATCGCATCGCGACCACGTCGACGTTCACGTCTGTCAGTTCATCCAAATTCTGTGGAATCGGAAGCTGCACGGAAAAAGTCAGCGCCTTTACGTCCCTGAACTCGCCGTTACGGAGTTCGATGGTGATGGCATCGCGACGATTCACAAAATTCTCGCGAGCCAGGTTGAGAATGCCCGTTGAGTCCACGTCAGCGAAAGCGGAGAGGAGGCAAGTCCCTGCGAAAAGCCCCCAGTTCACTGAAGTGCCAGACGGAAGCGGTTTGCCGTTGGCAAGAATTCTGAACCGAACCGGCCGGCGGGCAGGTGGAGGGACATCTTCGCCCAGTTTTCTGAGCGCCTTTGCGGCGTCTTCGGCGACTCGCTCAGACGGATTATTTAACAAAACACGCAAGGCGGGTTTCGTCTCCGGGGAGTTGGCGCGGGCCAGAGCAGCCACAATCGCTTCTGCTATGTCCCGGTCCGGATTCGATTCGGCAAAAGTACGCAGAAGGCTGACAATCCTGGCCTTCGCTTCAGTAGGGATTGTGATCGCGACCGGACGAATAATGTCGCCCGATGACCAAACAAGCTTGTCAGGATCCGGCGGGAGAAAAGCCATCAAAGCATAAGTGTACTCGCGCCGTTCTCTGGGGTTTGCCCGCAGCGCTAGTTCGGAGATGAACGCCAAGGAGCGTTCGGAACCGTAAGCCGCAAGTTCGGTAAGCGACGGTGTGTACCAGAGGCCAGGGAATTCAGAATCGTCGACCTTCAATAAGCTTCCGGCGAGAATTGCTTCCCAATCGAGGCCGCACTTTTTCAAAAACTGAATTCGGGCACTCGGATTCTTGTCCCCAACCCTAACGGGCCTTTCGGTTGCCATTCGAATCGCGGCTCCCACGGCTTCGTCGAGACGGCGCTCCTGCAAGAGCGCCATGAACTCTCCGATCGACTGTGGTTCGCCCAGGGAACCAGCGCCCGTTCCACACCAGCCGCCCCACGTGAATTCAGCCAGTCGTTCGACTAATTTGTCGCCGCGCTTCAGGAGCACGTCATCGATCAGTCGATGAAACGCTGCTTCATTTGTCTGGAAGCTGATCGTGCGCGCGTCCGGTTCTCTTTGCAGGAGCTTGTCCGCCTTGCGCGTGGCGTTTTTGTAAAGCTTCCACGCGGAAATCAATTCCGGCGATGCATCCTGAATGCTTGGGTTAGGCGATATGTCTTCCTGCGGGATGGTTACCTTTAGATCCAGAGGGGCGATCTCGCGCGCAATCCAGGCCGCGGCCAACGTCGGAAAAGGAAATGTCTTGGCATTCGCCCCCTGCGGGAGCCGCACGTAAATGTCGATGACCTGGTCCAGCTCTTTCGAGGTCGCTTTCTCGCAGGCTGCCTCGAAGAAGCGGGAGAATACTATCCAGGGAGTTGGAAGATCTTTGTCGGAGGCATTTTTTTGTTCGTCGCCCAGCTTCGCTGTCATCCTGATCAAGTCCGCGGTGGAATATTCTTCAAGCGAGGAATCCGCGTCATCGGCCGCTTTGAACAACGCCGGTCCCTTCAAGGCCAGCAATTCACCAACTGATGGATGGTCTGTGGCCGCCACCGCTTGCGCAGCGACCAATCCGGCAACGACGATGGGGAGAACAAGTCTCACGAGGTAATCGTATCGAATTGCCAGCGCCTAGTCTACCCGAAGCAAACCGCCGAGATTTAAAGATTCTCAGGAGACGAATTCGCCGTGTCCGCCGGTTGGACGGACTCGCGGTGGCGAGGTGAACCGCCTGCCAGTTCTCCCTTGTTCAATTGATTACCGGGGGGCTGCTGGCTGGAGCGGTTGGTTGACCGATGTTTGAACAACCACCGTTCCTGCTATGAAATCGTGGATCGCACGTCGTTGTGGTTAGTCAGCAATACGACGAGCTCGCTCAAGACCCAAGTATGCGTAATCCACCGCAAAGGCGTGGCCCATGCAGGCGCCAATTGAATCATGCGCCTGTTCACTTCCCGAAAGGGCAGAGACTTATATTCGGCATCGCTGACCTGAAGCCTCGGAAGAATCATAGCGACGGCGGCAAGAACGCCAAGAACGGCGTCCGGAAGGTAGCGCAGGACCGCCTCGCGATATCCAGTTGTTTCGCCGTCCAACCTGCGGATGCGAATGCCAGCGATAAGCTTTCCTGGGGTGCCGCCGTAACGCTGGACGAGGTAGACATGGTAAAACAATCCGAACAACGTCCCCGGCGAAATGTAGTAAACCCCGAAGAGGCGGAAGTTTGAACTGGCCCAGGTGGTCAATGCCAAGAGCGGCAAGAAAAAGACGAAATCCAACAGGTTAGCAAGGAAACGTACGCCAAACCCAGCATACTGGAGGGGATCCTCGCTCATGAATGTTGAGCCTGATGACATTCAGCCTGACTCGGCCGGCTGTATAGATAAGCTCGCAGCGGGAACCTGGCCGGAGCATATTCTTACCGTCCCTGGCGACAATTAGAAAGTCGCCTTGCCCGAGTGATGACGACGTGAAGACAGGCCCAAGTGGATCGAGCGCTCCGCCGCTCGATGATGTGTTTCGGCTGCGGGGCTTCAATTATCGAGCGGCGGAGCGCTCGATCCACCTTGGCAACCGAAAATCGCTCGCCAAGGAATCGGTCTCGAATTAAGAAATGCGGAGCATGTCCGCACAAAAAGTTTCAGTCGTCACCGGTGGGGCGGGGTTTTTGGGATCGCATTTGACGGACCGGCTCCTGGGGGAGGGGCATCGGGTCATTGCGATCGATAACCTCATCACGGGGAACCCGGCGAACATCGCGCATCTGGGCGGGAACGAGAATTTCCGGTTCATCAAACACAACGTCTCGAGCTACATCCTGGTCGAGGAGGAAATCGATTACGTGTTCCATTTCGCCTCGCCCGCCAGCCCGATCGATTACCTGGAACTGCCGATCCCGACGTTGAAAGTCGGCGCGCTTGGGACGCACAACACGCTCGGGCTCGCCAAGGCGAAGAAGGCGACATTCGTCCTCGCTTCCACCTCGGAATGCTACGGCGATCCGCTCGTTCATCCGCAGACGGAAGATTACTGGGGGAACGTGAACCCGATCGGACCCCGCGGCGTTTACGATGAAGCGAAGCGGTTCGCCGAGGCGATGACGATGGCATACCACCGCTATCACGGGATCGACACCAAGATCGTCCGGATCTTCAACACTTACGGCCCGCGGATGCGGTTGCGCGACGGGCGGGTGGTGCCGGCGTTCATCGGCCAGGCGTTGAGCGAGACGCCGCTCACCATCTTTGGCGATGGCTCGCAGACGCGCTCGTTCTGTTACGTGTCGGATCTAATCGATGGAATTTTCCGGCTGGCGATGAGCGATTTTCATGAGCCGGTGAACATCGGGAACCCGCGGGAAATGACGATCAAACAATTCGCGGAAGAGATTATTCGGATCACCGGAACGAAATCGCAGATCGAATACAAGCCGTTGCCGGTGGACGACCCGAAAGTCCGCCAGCCGGACATCACGCGCGCGAAGAAAGTGCTCGGTTGGGAACCGAAGGTGAAGTTCGAGGAGGGGATCGTGAAAACGATCGACTATTTCAAGGGCTGCCTGGAGCGCGGCGAGCTGGGCGAACGAATCGTCTAACGCCGATTCGAAATCCCAAATCCCAGGTAAGCCTCAAAATCCAAAAAGGGGAAAAAGCAGTTTGCTTCCCCGATTTGAAAACCAAGGAGGGGCGCTTTTCAAACCGCCCCAAAAGCAACGGCGGTTTGTAACCGCCGTCGCTTGAATCTCGGCAAAAGTTCCCGCGCAGAGGGAGTCAACGCCGATCACCTCGCCCTACTGGGTGCTTTGGAATTTTCCTGGGATTTCGGATTTTGTGCTTGGGGTTTCGAGGGACACCAGATAGGGCTGGGGAGCATTCGATAGCGTTTTTCGGCCGCCACAACCCAGAAAGTAAATCTCTCCTCTTATGAAAACCTCATCGCCGACAAAATCCGGTCTCCTCACCTTATTCCTCGGCGTGATCTGCGCCGTTTTCGTCGATAGCGCTTTCGCTGCCCAGACTCGGACTCTGCCGGAGATGCGTGTCATTCCGACGCGGGTATTGCAAAGAACGATCAGTCCCAAGTTCTACCAGAGTCTGCTCATTTCCCCGGTCAAAGGATGGATCGTGGTCCGCGCGCAGTTGACCGGGACCCATCTCTCCGGGATCAGAGTAATTCATTCGGAGCTAAACCATGAGTGGGATTGGCTTGCCGTTAAGCGAGCGCAGGAGGTGCTGATCGCGGGCAATTCTACAGCCGATAGTCCGAACCTCGGCGCTTCGGTTCTGCTGCACCTGCTCATTTATCAGATTGCTGATGGCACGATGGCGCTTTCCTTCGCGCATCTCGACGAACCAGGCGGCGACCAGGCGCAATATTATGGCTGCTCCCGCCTCGCCGTCTTGAAAGCAGACGGGAAATGGACGGATATCAAGGGGCCGGAAGGTCTCGAGGGAAAAGGCTGGGTGGTTCGGCGCGGAATCAAGGATAACATTGAAGCCGTGTTGAAGATGGAGCCACACCTCCCCGGCCCCCGTTGAGCGGCTGCTCACCCGGGCTCGCTAGGTCCTCGGCTGGGAGCCGAAGGTTAATTTCGGAGAGGGAATCGTGAAGACGATCGATTATTTCCGCGGCTGCCGACCCGTCGCTGGGCGCGGGCGACGGGTCCGAAAGCAAATCTGACGAGCAACGGCCCGAGGCCGCCCGTCATTAGGGCGTCTGGTCGCAAACTACTACGTTTGAGTCATACATGCCCAGTTTCCAGGCAACCATCCGGATATGGGTGCTGCCACTGCTTCCAATTGGAACGTGGGTGCCATTGGGAACCGCATGGGTAACGCCGTCGCTACATGGGGTGCTTCCAAAGTGGCAAGGATCGGTATTGTTCGCCACGTTAAAGGTTATGGTATAAAAGATGGTCGCAGCGACGGGACAATCCGTTTCCAGTTCAACGGTCACGGGGTTGCCGTAATACAGTTCACAAGTTGGATCATGAGCCGGATTGCAAAGATCTCCCAGGGCGGTTGGGAGCGCGGCCAACACCAGGAGCCCGAGGAGGGCGCCGATTGAGCGAACAAGCGAGGGTTTCGTTTTCATTGTGGGGTTTTCCAGGGGTTTCTTTCTGTGGGTTGTTTTTGGGGTGGGGGGCGGAGGAAGGGGTGAGCGGATTGGGGGCGGGAGGAAATTCGAAGGGGTGACTTGATCGTGGTTGGCTCGAAGCGCGCAGTCAACTGCAAACGTTTCGTCTTTTCGGCTTGCCTTATCTGACGCGCTACGACCAAATCATGGAACTCAATCCAGTTCCCCCTTCGCCATGTCCCCCCGGACACGCATCATCACGCTCAATCTTGGTTCGCAGAGCATCGAGCTCGCGGAGTTTCGCGCCCAGCCGCCAGGCGGGTTGATTCTGTGCCGCTATTTATCGCGCGACGTTTTTGTCGAACCAGCCAGCAAAGGGATAACGCCAGCCCAGGTTACGGCGGCGGTTGGCGACATGCTGAGAGAGCTTCAGATCACGAGCGGCGACGTCAATTACACCATTGCCGAAGAATGCGTCTTCTCGCGGTTCGTCGAACTGCCCGCTATCGGCCAGGAAAAAACCGAACGGATCATCGCCTTCGAAGCGCAACAAAACGTTCCGTTCCCGCTCGAGGAAGTGGTCTGGGATTACCAGCTTGTTGGCGGCGGCGCCGGTCAGCAAATCGAAGTGGTGCTCGTCGCCGTAAAGGCGGAGGTGCTGGACGAGATCAATCGTGCCGTGGAAGCAACGGGACTGCGGACCCGGGTTGTGGATCTGGCGACGATGGCGGTCTATAACGCCTTTCAATTCAGTTATGGCGAGTTGAACGGATGCTCGCTCCTCGTCGATATCGGGGCGCGCACGACGAACCTGCTCTTTGTCGAGCCCGGCAAAATCTTCACGCGCAGTGTTCCCCTGGGCGGAAGCTCAGCGACCGCCGCCATCGTCCGGGAATTTGGGGAATCATTTGCCGCAGCCGAAATTCGTAAGAAGCGCAATCCGGTAGCCGGCTCCAATGGGGAAGAGCCTTCGACGAATGAGGATGCTGCCCGGGTGGCAAAAATTACCCAGAACCTCCTGGGGCGGTTGCACGCGGAAGTGACGCGCTCGATTGGGCATTACTGCTCCCAGCAACGCGGTAATCGCCCGGAACACGTTTTTCTCGCCGGTGGCGTGGCCGGCACGCCGGGCATTCTGGAATTCTTTCAGGAAAAGCTGCAACTGCCGGTCGATTTTTTTGATCCTCTGCGCAAAGTGGCCATCGCCGGCTCAGCGGCTCTGGATCCCAAGTGCCGCCATCTGCTGGGCGAACCGGTGGGTCTCGCTCTGCGGGCCGCGCACCCTTCCCCGATGAAGCTAAATCTGCGGCCGTCCAGCGTCGCGCGGCGGCAGGAACTGGAGCGGCGCCGCCCGTATTTTGTGCTGGCGGCGGCCTGCTTCGTCCTGGGGCTGCTGAGTTGGGGCGCCTATTTCAGTTGGGCGAGGCAGGCCGCGGACCGCGCCACGGCGCGTCTCCAGGAAAAGGTTGAAGCGCTGCAACGCATCGAAAGGCAATTGAACGGGGTGCGTAAGGAAACCGGGGCGCTGGATGGCGTTTCCGGGCCGCTCGTGGCCGCGATCAACGATCGCAATTTCTGGCCTCAGATCATTGAGGACCTCAATGCCCGCCTGCCCAGGGAAGACATCTGGATCACCGAACTTGTGCCGACGTCGAACGGGAAAGAGATCGCCTCTTCAGACCATTACCCGACCCGGCCGATCGCGGCGCCGATGCCGGCGGTGTCGCCCTTGCGCCCGGGAACAACTCCATCGCCGCCGGCCCTGGACGGTCTGCTGGTGCGCGGTCTCTATTTGTTCAATCCAAGGCAACAGGAAGTGGTGGTCGATTATTTTCGCAACCTGGTCGAGTCGCCCTGGTTTGCCATCGATCCGAATAACCAGGCCAAGGTGATCAAGCCGGCCACGCCGAATGAGACGGAGTGGGCCTTTCCCTATGAGCTGCGCCTCGATTTGAGGAAGGCGGTTTCGTTGCCATGAAAGCGTTGACGAACTGGCTTCGCGCGAACCGTTTCCTCGGCGCGCTTCTCATTTTATTTGCGCCCGGTGCGCTGGGAGCCGCCTGGTTTCTCTTCAGCACGAAGAGCCATTGGGATGCGGCCCGAATGCGATTCGATCGCACCTCGGCGGAGCTGAACCGACTGGAACGGCTCACGCCGTATCCCAGCGAGGAAAATCTGCGGACGGTGAAAGCAGACGCTGAGGAGTACGCGATCGCGCTCGCCAAACTCAAAGAGGAGTTGAGATCGCGCGTGGCGCCAGCGACCGCGATGAAGCCGAACGAATTCCAATCCCGTCTTCGGGTGGCGGTGTCCGCGATCGTCCAGAAGGCGCGGGCCAGTAAGGTAAAGTTGCCGGACAAGTTCTATCTGGGGTTCGAAGAATTTGCCGCCGCGCTGCCGAATGAATTCGCGGCGCCGCTGCTGGGGCAGGAGCTCAGCCAGATCGAGTGGTTCCTGAATGATTTGATCGAAGACCAGATAGAGGCGTTGACTGCTTTTCGTCGGACGCCGTTGCCGGAAGAGCAGGGATCGCTATCGACGATTCCAACCCCTTCGCCGGCGATTACCACGACGTCAGCGAGGCCGCCGCCCCCACCATTCGCCCGCAACGTCGTGGAAGCCACGTTTGTCTCCACTCCGGCCGCGGCTCGCCGGGTCCTCAATCAAATTGCCGGCGCGAAAGAGCAATTCTGCATCATTCGGCTTTTGCATGTCCGAAACGAGAAGCTGAAGGGGCCTCCGCACGAGCCCGTCCCGGAGGCCACGCCGGGGATTATTTCCACCACTCCGCCTGGGCCTCCAGCCGCAAAGTCTTCTCCGCAACCTGGGCTCAATTTCATTGTGGGAAACGAGCGGATCGAGACGACGGCGAAAATCGAGATTGTGAGGTTCGTGTTTTGAAAACGGCGGTGCGCTGCCTTTGCTGTAGCCGCGTCCCTGTGGGACGCGCATCAAACGCTCTGTGCGCGACGTTTTCTCTCACGCGTCCCACAGGGACGCGGCTACAGAAGAATTTATGACCTGGATCCGCGCTCATTACGATCGGGGGGCGGCGCTCGTAGCCGTATTATTTCTCCTGGGTTCGGCGTTCTTCATCGTGCGCAATCTCTCTGGATTCAGCGCAGAATTTTCAGCGCGGCCGTCGTCGCCTCCGCCCAAGAACGCGTCGCCACCGACGAAAGCAGTCGAAATGAGGGAAGCGATGGAGAGCCTGCGGCGGCCGGCCCAATGGACTTTCAATGGCCGTTCCGGCCTTTTCGTTCCCGAGAAACATTTTATCGGCGCGAATGGCTTGCCGGCAACGTTGCAATCCGCGGACATCCATCCGCCCGTGCCTAACGACTGGCTGGAACAGTTCGCCCTGCCCATCGCAGAAGCGGATGTCCTTCGGCAGGATCCGGATGCCGACGGCTTCAATAACCTCGAGGAATGGCAATACCGTACCGATCCGAGGGACAAGGCTTCACATCCGGCCTTCATCGCGAAGCTCAGGATGAAATCATCCGCCCGGGAGCCGTTCCATCTCGTTTTCGCTTCCTGGGTCAACGACACCTTTGCGTTGAACTCGAATGACCTGAAAGAGCCGACGCAGTTTCTCAGGATCGGCGATGTCATTCGCGGGACCAAGTTCCGGCTCGTGAAATTCAGCGAGAAATACGAGACGAACCGCTACGGCACGAAAGTCGATGTCTCCGAGTTGCTTCTCGAGAATTTGGAAGCGCGCGAGCAATTCAGCCTGGTGAAGGAGAAGGTGATGATCTCCCCGGAGGTGGTGGCGAATTTTGTCTATCTCTGGGGAACGCGGCGAGAGTTCGCGGTAAGGAAGGACCACGAGTTCAGTTTGAATCCGGAAGGGCAAATCAAATACCGGCTGGTGGAAGTACATCCGGACAAAGCCGTAATCGTCGACCTGCAAAAGCCGAACGAAACGATCGAAGTAGGTCCGCTTACCCCATGAAGAACGTGCACCCGAGGAGAAAGATTTGGGAGGGCGTCTTGGAAAGCGGCCCTCCTAGTTAGAAATAAGACCCCCTACTTGGTTCCCCCCTTATGAAAACAACATCAGACAGCTGGTCATGGAAATTCATCGCGATGGCAATTGTGCAACTGTCCTGCGCGGTGGTGTTCGCCCAAAACAGCCGCACGGTCGCGGATCGTGAAGCGGCGCGGCGCCAGGCGGCGTTTCCGCGAGGCGAAGAAGCGCTCGCACGGGGCAAGGCGGCCATGGCGGAACGGAATTTTGTCGTGGCCCACGAGGAGTTTCGGCTGGCGTTGCAATATCTGCCGGACGCCCTGGTAAGCGAAAAACCTCACGACGAAGCCGTGAGCGGATTTTGTGCGAGCGGACTCAAGCTGGCTGAGCAGCGGATTGCCGAGGGCAAATACGCCGAGGCGGAAGCGATTTGCCGGGAAATTCTGGGCAATCGCTACGATCCGAATTGCCGGCCCGCGGCTGAGTTGCTGGCCCACCTCCAGGAGCCCGGATATTTCAACCGGACCATTGGACCGAGGTTTATCGCCAGGGTCGAGGAAGTGAAGAAACTGCTGAGCGACGCCGACGGCTATTACAACAGCGGGCGTTACGACCTCGCGTTTAAGAAATACGAGCAGGTCCTGAATCTCGATCCCTACAACGTCGCGGCGCGGCGAGGGGAAGAGAAAATCAATCTGACGAAAACGCACTACGGCGAGGAAGCCTACAACGAAACGCGTTCGCGCCAGTTGTGGCAGGTGCAAAAGGCCTGGGAAGAGCCGGTGAAAAAATATGGCGAGACCATCGGAACTAACACCGACACGTTTCCGAGAGACGCGACGGGGACCGCGCGCATCACGCACAAATTGAACACGATCGTCATTCCGCGAATCGAATTCCGGGACGCAAGCGTTCGCGAAGCCTTCGAATTCCTCCGGCAACAGGCCGAGGAAAACGACCCCGGAGCGGACGGGCGCAAGGGCGTCGATATTGTTCTGCGTCTGAACGCGCCGGGCGCTCATGTCGAAACGATCGCGACCTCGAGCCCGGCGGCGGCAGATCATTCCGCGGAGCCTAACGAGTCTGTTGCAGCAGCCCCACATTTGCCGGCCGACGCGCGGATTACCATCACGCTCAATCAAATTCCTTTGGGAGAAGCGTTGCGTTACATCGCCAGCCAGGCCGGCCTGAAAGTGAAGATCGAGCCCTATGCCGTCTCGATCGTTCCCCTGAGCGAACTGAGCAATGAGTTGATCACGAAACAATATCGGGTGCCTCCGGGGTTTATCAGTGGATCGCTCAATCCGAGTGGCTCGGCCTTGAATCAACCCTCGACCACCGGCGCCAAAGCGGCATTGACCATGACTGGAACCGCCAAGGACACGCAGGAATCAACGGGCGGCCGTTTGCTCGTAAACCGCGAAGGCGCGAAGGAGTTTTTGCAGGGCCAGGGTGTTTCCTTTTCGGTGCCCGGATCGAGCGCGAACTTTCTTCCGCAAACCAGTCGCCTCATCGTGCGGAACACCACCGACAACCTTGAGCTGGTGGACGCGATCGTGGAGCAGGCCAACATCTCCGGGCCGAAACAGGTGGAGATCGAAGCAAAATTTGTCGAAATCACCCAAACCAATCTCAAAGGATTGGGTTTCGATTGGCTCCTGGGCCCGTTCACTTTTGGGGGCAACAACCAGTTGGCCGGCAACGGCGGCACCACCGGGACTGGGACGGCGGTCAACCAGGCGGATTATCCATTTCCGGTCTCCGGTTTGAATCCGGTGACGGCAGGGAATCGCAGTGGGAATCTGGCGATCAATGGCAGCGCGATTGATTCCCTGCTGCAGGGAGTCAGCGCTTCCCAGGCACTGACTCCCGGCATCTTTGGGCTCGGTGGATTGTTGACGGATCCGCAATTTCAAGTTGTGGTGCGCGCGCTCAATCAGAAGAAGGGGGTCGATCTTCTTTCCGCGCCGCGG
This Chthoniobacterales bacterium DNA region includes the following protein-coding sequences:
- a CDS encoding Amuc_1100 family pilus-like protein produces the protein MKALTNWLRANRFLGALLILFAPGALGAAWFLFSTKSHWDAARMRFDRTSAELNRLERLTPYPSEENLRTVKADAEEYAIALAKLKEELRSRVAPATAMKPNEFQSRLRVAVSAIVQKARASKVKLPDKFYLGFEEFAAALPNEFAAPLLGQELSQIEWFLNDLIEDQIEALTAFRRTPLPEEQGSLSTIPTPSPAITTTSARPPPPPFARNVVEATFVSTPAAARRVLNQIAGAKEQFCIIRLLHVRNEKLKGPPHEPVPEATPGIISTTPPGPPAAKSSPQPGLNFIVGNERIETTAKIEIVRFVF
- a CDS encoding Amuc_1099 family pilus-like system protein, whose translation is MTWIRAHYDRGAALVAVLFLLGSAFFIVRNLSGFSAEFSARPSSPPPKNASPPTKAVEMREAMESLRRPAQWTFNGRSGLFVPEKHFIGANGLPATLQSADIHPPVPNDWLEQFALPIAEADVLRQDPDADGFNNLEEWQYRTDPRDKASHPAFIAKLRMKSSAREPFHLVFASWVNDTFALNSNDLKEPTQFLRIGDVIRGTKFRLVKFSEKYETNRYGTKVDVSELLLENLEAREQFSLVKEKVMISPEVVANFVYLWGTRREFAVRKDHEFSLNPEGQIKYRLVEVHPDKAVIVDLQKPNETIEVGPLTP
- a CDS encoding Amuc_1098 family type IV pilus outer membrane protein; its protein translation is MKTTSDSWSWKFIAMAIVQLSCAVVFAQNSRTVADREAARRQAAFPRGEEALARGKAAMAERNFVVAHEEFRLALQYLPDALVSEKPHDEAVSGFCASGLKLAEQRIAEGKYAEAEAICREILGNRYDPNCRPAAELLAHLQEPGYFNRTIGPRFIARVEEVKKLLSDADGYYNSGRYDLAFKKYEQVLNLDPYNVAARRGEEKINLTKTHYGEEAYNETRSRQLWQVQKAWEEPVKKYGETIGTNTDTFPRDATGTARITHKLNTIVIPRIEFRDASVREAFEFLRQQAEENDPGADGRKGVDIVLRLNAPGAHVETIATSSPAAADHSAEPNESVAAAPHLPADARITITLNQIPLGEALRYIASQAGLKVKIEPYAVSIVPLSELSNELITKQYRVPPGFISGSLNPSGSALNQPSTTGAKAALTMTGTAKDTQESTGGRLLVNREGAKEFLQGQGVSFSVPGSSANFLPQTSRLIVRNTTDNLELVDAIVEQANISGPKQVEIEAKFVEITQTNLKGLGFDWLLGPFTFGGNNQLAGNGGTTGTGTAVNQADYPFPVSGLNPVTAGNRSGNLAINGSAIDSLLQGVSASQALTPGIFGLGGLLTDPQFQVVVRALNQKKGVDLLSAPRVMTKSGQRAIIEIVREFRYPTQFQPPQIPQTVGAVKTDSTNVVGDLIPIGSTTSVPVTPTTPTAFETRNTGVTLEVEPVIGPDGITIDLNLVPQVVEFEGFINYGSPILSPSSSFLDTVASVVRTTPQNVITPNVINQPIFSTRKVTTSVSIWDGQTVVLGGLMREDVQKTEDRTPFLGDIPLVGRLFRTNIDQHIKRNLIIFVTARLISPGGQPVNSNEEIEESEDVIEPPILPEVPFTKK